In a single window of the Papaver somniferum cultivar HN1 chromosome 8, ASM357369v1, whole genome shotgun sequence genome:
- the LOC113304504 gene encoding glutathione S-transferase T1-like, whose translation MTLKVYCFRMSQPSRAILIFCKVNGINFEEITVDLTKGEHKLPEYKEINPFGQVPSIVDGDLKLFESHAILTYIACAFPGVADHWYPSDVAKFPCLGTLLSVFNPLSKKKSYVAKRAKIHSVLDWHHSNLRRGAAPFCLHTVMGPLLGIPTSPEAAAEAEKILISSLSQLESVWLNENGKFLLGNSQPSIADLSLVCEIMEFEILYEKDRVRVLSPFKKVLKWIEDTRIATSPHFEEVHKVLLAAKSELHKLPLEENYESMSSIKAMLA comes from the exons ATGACTCTCAAAGTCTACTGTTTTCGCATGTCTCAGCCTTCTCGTGCTATTCTCATCTTTTGCAA GGTGAACGGAATTAATTTTGAGGAGATCACTGTAGATTTAACTAAAGGTGAACATAAATTGCCTGAATACAAAG AAATAAACCCTTTTGGACAAGTTCCAAGCATAGTTGACGGAGATCTCAAGCTTTTTGAGAG TCATGCAATCCTAACCTACATTGCTTGTGCATTCCCGGGTGTCGCTGATCATTG GTATCCAAGTGATGTAGCCAAATTCCCGTGCCTCGGCACTTTGTTATCCGTTTTTAACCCCCTTTCCAAAAAGAAAAGCTACGTGGCCAAAAGGGCTAAGATTCACTCAGTCTTGGACTGGCATCACTCCAACTTACGCCGCGGTGCAG CACCCTTTTGTTTGCATACAGTAATGGGACCTCTATTAGGTATTCCTACGAGTCCAGAAGCCGCTGCGGAAGCCGAGAAAATTTTAATCTCATCCCTCTCGCAACTTGAATCTGTGTGGCTGAACGAAAATGGGAAATTTTTATTGGGCAATTCGCAACCATCAATTGCTGATCTTAGCCTTGTTTGTGAAATCATGGAATTCGAG ATTTTGTATGAGAAGGATCGTGTTCGAGTATTAAGTCCATTCAAGAAAGTGTTGAAATGGATCGAGGATACAAGAATTGCAACAAGCCCTCATTTCGAAGAAGTGCATAAAGTCTTACTCGCAGCAAAATCAGAACTGCATAAACTACCCCTTGAAGAAAATTACGAGTCCATGTCAAGCATCAAAGCCATGCTTGCATGA
- the LOC113305253 gene encoding uncharacterized protein LOC113305253: MKLRVSLLSQSVVLLCLLSTESGSTSSPNLTTEQQSNNPLLKPTDLPVIADFQLHGLAALHFSKKSAFFELHVDFVSAGGCSSSTFSDADNNSELIRADRDSYETGGKEFVKPLLSDGWENVFDDPNKLFRGGVDAVRLACQKYCLKTGYRVTKVNNDRERFTMRCSKVPCTWMIHAVVIDSTCDVFRIKKYVGRHTCGAGVKLRSPKVSKKLVHNLIHDRVMHNPLIKPREIEDYIKVCAGVNIKYHHAYHGLERSHHEIFGNDVKSYSDLVWWVNSLKETNPGSYVDFQFNHATQTFERLFIEIGAYIEGYRLCRPMIFIDATFLTGRFRGTLMAATCLNGNQGFYPLAFALVPGEDVDNWDWKSDEKYKEVMACFKKATYALTPARYEEALMEMELMGRPGVVEYCRNMPREHWSSAFFTGCRFGQTTSSVAESFNNWIRKDKRFPACALVDMIRLCVMELMNERREMSLLMDPEKLTPTYEALLKEHIQIGRVWNVTQSSAYEYEIHSPRSHTVDLLNKTCTCQRWRVYGFPCSHATASISAKGDRYVDYIEDYFKVTNFQQLYSIAIRPIPNYNRPEQYLPEDTIFPPHPRVPPGRPKGNRIKNAWEKARKYVRCSNCKKKTHHNKATCTVIPSYP; the protein is encoded by the exons atgaaacttcgAGTTTCTTTACTTTCACAGTCGGTAGTTTTGttatgtttattatctaccgaaaGTGGTAGTACTAGTAGCCCAAATTTAACTACCGAGCAACAAAGTAATAATCCGTTGCTAAAACCTACTGATT TGCCTGTGATTGCTGACTTTCAACTTCATGGTCTCGCTGCCTTGCATTTTTCAAAGAAATCGGCGTTCTTTGAGCTGCATGTGGATTTTGTTTCTGCTGGTGGATGTAGTTCCTCTACATTCAGCGACGCCGATAACAATTCAGAACTGATTAGGGCAGATAGAGATAGTTATGAAACTGGTGGAAAAGAATTTGTTAAACCTCTTCTGTCCGATGGGTGGGAGAATGTTTTTGATGATCCGAACAAGCTTTttcgtggtggtgttgatgctgtTCGGTTGGCCTGTCAAAAGTATTGTTTGAAGACTGGGTATCGCGTAACAAAGGTGAATAATGATCGTGAAAGGTTTACAATGAGATGCAGTAAAGTCCCATGCACTTGGATGATCCATGCAGTTGTTATTGATTCTACTTGTGATGTTTTTAGGATAAAAAAGTATGTTGGGAGGCACACTTGTGGAGCTGGTGTGAAGTTGAGAAGTCCTAAAGTATCGAAGAAGCTGGTACACAACCTTATTCATGATCGTGTGATGCACAACCCACTTATCAAGCCtcgcgaaattgaagattatataaaagttTGTGCTGGTGTTAATATCAAATATCACCATGCATATCATGGTTTGGAACGGTCACACCATGAAATTTTTGGGAATGATGTAAAGTCTTACTCTGATCTGGTTTGgtgggtgaattcattgaaagAAACAAATCCTGGCTCTTATGTGGATTTTCAGTTTAACCATGCAACTCAGACATTTGAAAGGTTATTCATTGAAATAGGCGCTTATATTGAAGGTTATAGACTTTGTCGACCAATGATTTTTATTGATGCAACTTTTCTGACCGGGAGATTTAGAGGTACCCTTATGGCTGCTACTTGTCTGAATGGGAATCAAG GTTTTTATCCGCTAGCCTTTGCATTGGTCCCAGGAGAGGATGTTGACAATTGGGATTG GAAATCGGACGAGAAGTACAAAGAAGTTATGGCTTGTTTCAAAAAAGCAACTTATGCTCTCACACCAGCAAGATATGAAGAAGCACTAATGGAAATGGAGTTAATGGGAAGGCCTGGGGTTGTTGAGTATTGCCGCAATATGCCTAGGGAACATTGGTCCAGCGCGTTCTTCACTGGTTGTAGATTTGGTCAGACTACATCAAGCGTTGCTGAGTCCTTCAATAATTGGATTCGAAAAGACAAGAGGTTTCCTGCCTGCGCCCTCGTTGACATGATCAG GTTATGCGTTATGGAGTTGATGAATGAACGTCGCGAAATGAGTCTTTTGATGGACCCAGAGAAGCTCACTCCTACCTACGAGGCGTTACTTaaagaacatattcaaattggtCGAGTTTGGAATGTTACTCAGTCATCTGCGTATGAGTATGAGATTCATTCACCTAG gtcTCACACTGTTGATCTGCTGAACAAGACTTGCACCTGCCAAAGATGgcgtgtttatggttttccatgctctcaTGCTACAGCATCTATTTCTGCCAAGGGTGATCGATACGTAGATTATATCGAAGACTACTTCAAAGTTACAAATTTTCAGCAGTTGTATTCAATTGCTATCAGACCAATCCCCAACTACAACAGGCCAGAGCAGTATCTGCCAGAGGATACTATTTTTCCACCCCATCCACGAGTTCCACCAGGTAGGCCAAAGGGAAATCGTATCAAGAATGCATGGGAGAAAGCTAGGAAGTACGTCCGTTGTTCCAACTGCAAGAAGAAAACTCACCACAACAAGGCAACGTGCACTGTCATTCCTTCATACCCATGA
- the LOC113304508 gene encoding glutathione S-transferase T1-like has product MLGNFAAPFCLHTVLGPLLGIPTSAEAAAEAGKILTTSLSQIESVWLNENGKFLLANSEPSIADLSLVCEIMQFEILLEEDRVRVLTPFKKVLKWIEDTRIATSPHFEEVHKVLLGAKSALHKLPLEDNYESMSSIKAMLQ; this is encoded by the exons ATGCTGGGGAACTTTGCAGCACCGTTTTGTCTGCATACAGTACTAGGACCTCTATTGGGTATTCCTACGAGTGCAGAAGCCGCTGCGGAAGCTGGGAAAATTTTAACCACATCCCTGTCACAAATTGAATCTGTTTGGCTCAATgaaaatgggaagtttttattgGCTAATTCAGAACCATCAATTGCTGATCTTAGCCTTGTTTGCGAAATCATGCAATTTGAG ATTTTGCTTGAGGAAGATCGTGTCCGAGTGTTAACCCCATTCAAAAAAGTATTGAAGTGGATTGAGGATACAAGAATTGCAACAAGCCCTCATTTCGAAGAAGTGCATAAAGTCTTACTTGGAGCAAAATCAGCACTGCATAAACTACCCCTTGAAGACAACTACGAGTCCATGTCAAGCATCAAAGCCATGCTTCAGTGA
- the LOC113304506 gene encoding glutathione S-transferase T1-like isoform X2 — protein sequence MLIELLNLLEPFSSSATINPFGQVPSIADGDFKLFESHAILSYLACAYPGVADHWYPSDLQKRAKINSVLDWHHSNLRRGGVGYVIQTILGPVIGKPTSPEAAAETEQILISSLSKIESVWLNEDGDFLLGNKEPSIADLSLVCEITEFEILHEKDRIRILTPFKKVLKWIEDTRIATSPHFEEVHKAILASKASLLKLPVDENYETGSSIKAMLHCLLF from the exons ATGTTGATCGAACTTCTCAACCTTCTCGAGCCGTTCTCATCTTCTGCAA CAATAAACCCTTTTGGGCAAGTTCCAAGTATAGCTGATGGAGATTTCAAGCTTTTTGAGAG TCATGCAATTTTAAGCTATCTTGCTTGTGCATACCCGGGAGTTGCTGATCACTG GTACCCAAGTGATCTACAGAAGAGAGCTAAGATCAATTCAGTCTTAGATTGGCATCACTCCAATTTACGCCGTGGTGGAG TTGGGTATGTCATACAAACAATACTTGGACCTGTAATAGGAAAACCTACAAGTCCAGAAGCAGCTGCCGAAACCGAGCAAATTTTGATCTCATCGTTATCAAAAATTGAGTCAGTTTGGCTTAATGAAGATGGGGACTTCTTGTTGGGTAATAAGGAACCATCTATTGCTGATCTTAGCCTTGTTTGCGAAATCACGGAATTTGAG ATTTTGCATGAGAAGGATCGCATCCGAATATTAACTCCATTCAAGAAGGTATTGAAGTGGATTGAGGATACAAGAATCGCAACAAGCCCTCATTTCGAAGAAGTGCATAAAGCCATATTGGCATCAAAGGCATCTTTGCTCAAACTACCAGTTGATGAAAACTACGAAACCGGGTCAAGCATCAAAGCCATGCTTCATTGTTTGTTATTTTGA
- the LOC113304506 gene encoding glutathione S-transferase T1-like isoform X1 produces the protein MTLKLYVDRTSQPSRAVLIFCKVNGIEFEEINVDLFKKEHKLPEYVKAINPFGQVPSIADGDFKLFESHAILSYLACAYPGVADHWYPSDLQKRAKINSVLDWHHSNLRRGGVGYVIQTILGPVIGKPTSPEAAAETEQILISSLSKIESVWLNEDGDFLLGNKEPSIADLSLVCEITEFEILHEKDRIRILTPFKKVLKWIEDTRIATSPHFEEVHKAILASKASLLKLPVDENYETGSSIKAMLHCLLF, from the exons ATGACTCTGAAACTCTATGTTGATCGAACTTCTCAACCTTCTCGAGCCGTTCTCATCTTCTGCAA GGTCAATGGGATTGAATTTGAGGAGATTAATGTAGATTTATTCAAAAAAGAACATAAATTGCCTGAATACGTTAAAG CAATAAACCCTTTTGGGCAAGTTCCAAGTATAGCTGATGGAGATTTCAAGCTTTTTGAGAG TCATGCAATTTTAAGCTATCTTGCTTGTGCATACCCGGGAGTTGCTGATCACTG GTACCCAAGTGATCTACAGAAGAGAGCTAAGATCAATTCAGTCTTAGATTGGCATCACTCCAATTTACGCCGTGGTGGAG TTGGGTATGTCATACAAACAATACTTGGACCTGTAATAGGAAAACCTACAAGTCCAGAAGCAGCTGCCGAAACCGAGCAAATTTTGATCTCATCGTTATCAAAAATTGAGTCAGTTTGGCTTAATGAAGATGGGGACTTCTTGTTGGGTAATAAGGAACCATCTATTGCTGATCTTAGCCTTGTTTGCGAAATCACGGAATTTGAG ATTTTGCATGAGAAGGATCGCATCCGAATATTAACTCCATTCAAGAAGGTATTGAAGTGGATTGAGGATACAAGAATCGCAACAAGCCCTCATTTCGAAGAAGTGCATAAAGCCATATTGGCATCAAAGGCATCTTTGCTCAAACTACCAGTTGATGAAAACTACGAAACCGGGTCAAGCATCAAAGCCATGCTTCATTGTTTGTTATTTTGA